A single Cannabis sativa cultivar Pink pepper isolate KNU-18-1 chromosome 7, ASM2916894v1, whole genome shotgun sequence DNA region contains:
- the LOC133039740 gene encoding uncharacterized protein LOC133039740 codes for MTYSMDHFAELYVNEIVRLHGAPYSIVCDRDGRFTSSLGKLTESNGNSIEVQDRISSRDGWSPLHWDELGENKLLGPDAVQHTNEAIQKIRARMITAQSRQKSYADLKRRDIEFEVGDHVFLRVTPRKGLSVKRFGKRGKLSPRYVGPFQILDRVGSVAYRIALPPSLSGVHNVFHVSQLRKYVSDPSHVLSYETLGLQEDLSYNERPVKILDQKDRILRNKTITLVKVLWRNSVVEEATWELESDMREQYPELFE; via the exons ATGACTTACTCCATGGACCATTTTGCCGAACTTTATGTGAATGAgattgtgagattacatgggGCACCGTATTCTATTGTTTGTGATCGAGATGGTCGGTTCACTTCGTCTTTGGGAAAGCTTACAGAGAGCAATGGGAACTCGATTGAAGTTCAAGACCGCATATCATCCAGAGACGGATG GTCTCCACTGCATTGGGATGAGTTGGGAGAGAACAAACTCCTAGGGCCAGATGCAGTTCAGCACACCAACGAAGCTATTCAGAAGATCAGGGCTAGAATGATCACAGCTCAGAGCAGACAGAAATCTTATGCAGACCTGAAGCGGAGAGACATTGAGTTCGAAGTGGGTGATCATGTGTTTCTTCGAGTGACACCACGAAAAGGACTCTCGGTGAAGAGATTTGGCAAGAGAGGGAAACTAAGTCCCAGATATGTTGGTCCATTTCAGATATTGGATAGAGTGGGCAGTGTAGCTTATAGAATAGCTTTACCGCCATCATTATCTGGGgtgcataatgtatttcatgtatctCAACTCCGGAAATATGTGTCAGACCCATCGCATGTTTTGAGCTATGAAACACTGGGTTTGCAGGAAGATTTGTCCTACAATGAACGTCCGGTGAAGATTCTTGATCAAAAGGATAGGATTTTGAGAAATAAGACAATTACCCTGGTGAAAGTCCTATGGAGAAACAGTGTGGTTGAGGAAGCTACTTGGGAGCTTGAATCTGATATGCGAGAACAATATCCAGAATTATTTGAGTAA